Proteins encoded by one window of Acinonyx jubatus isolate Ajub_Pintada_27869175 chromosome X, VMU_Ajub_asm_v1.0, whole genome shotgun sequence:
- the KDM5C gene encoding lysine-specific demethylase 5C isoform X9 has protein sequence MEPGSDDFLPPPECPVFEPSWAEFRDPLGYIAKIRPIAEKSGICKIRPPADWQPPFAVEVDNFRFTPRIQRLNELEAQTRVKLNYLDQIAKFWEIQGSSLKIPNVERRILDLYSLSKQCNTRPFDNEEKDKEYKPHSIPLRQSVQPSKFNSYGRRAKRLQPDPEPTEEDIEKNPELKKLQIYGAGPKMMGLGLMAKDKTLRKKDKEGPECPPTVVVKEESGGDVKVESTSPKTFLESKEELSHSPEPCTKMTMRLRRNHSNAQFIESYVCRMCSRGDEDDKLLLCDGCDDNYHIFCLLPPLPEIPKGVWRCPKCVMAECKRPPEAFGFEQATREYTLQSFGEMADSFKADYFNMPVHMVPTELVEKEFWRLVNSIEEDVTVEYGADIHSKEFGSGFPVSDSKRHLTPEEEEYATSGWNLNVMPVLEQSVLCHINADISGMKVPWLYVGMVFSAFCWHIEDHWSYSINYLHWGEPKTWYGVPSLAAEHLEEVMKKLTPELFDSQPDLLHQLVTLMNPNTLMSHGVPVVRTNQCAGEFVITFPRAYHSGFNQGYNFAEAVNFCTADWLPAGRQCIEHYRRLRRYCVFSHEELICKMAACPEKLDLNLAAAVHKEMFIMVQEERRLRKALLEKGITEAEREAFELLPDDERQCIKCKTTCFLSALACYDCPDGLVCLSHINDLCKCSSSRQYLRYRYTLDELPAMLHKLKVRAESFDTWANKVRVALEVEDGRKRSLEELRALESEARERRFPNSELLQQLKNCLSEAEACVSRALGLVSGQEAGPHRVAGLQMTLAELRAFLDQMNNLPCAMHQIGDVKGILEQVEAYQAEAREALASLPSSPGLLQSLLERGQLLGVEVPEAQQLQRQVEQARWLDEVKRTLAPSARRGTLAVMRGLLVAGASVAPSPAVDKARAELQELLTIAERWEEKAHLCLEARQKHPPATLEAIIHEAENIPVHLPNIQALKEALAKARAWIADVDEIQNGDHYPCLDDLEGLVAVGRDLPVGLEELRQLELQVLTAHSWREKASKTFLKRNSCYTLLEVLCPCADAGSDSTKRSRWMEKELGLYKSDTELLGLSAQDLRDPGSVIVAFKEGEQKEKEGILQLRRTNSAKPSPLASSTTASSATSVCVCGQVPAGVGALQCDLCQDWFHGRCVSVPRLLSSPRPSPTSSPLLAWWEWDTKFLCPLCMRSRRPRLETILALLVALQRLPVRLPEGEALQCLTERAISWQGRARQALASEDVTALLGRLAELRQRLQAEPRPEEPPTYPSAPASDPLREGSGKDMPKVQGLLENGDSVTSPEKVAPGEGSVVGIQPGAVSNPACPRNPPDLELLSSLLPQLTGPVLELPEATRAPLEELMLEGDLLEVTLDENHSIWQLLQAGQPPDMERIRTLLELEKAERHGSRARGRALERRRRRKVDRGGEGDDPAREELEPKRVRSSGPEAEEAQEEEELEEETGGEGPPQPLPTTGSPSTQENQNGLEPALGATSGPSAPFSTLTPRLHVPCPQQPPQQQL, from the exons ATGGAGCCGGGGTCCGACGACTTCCTACCGCCGCCGGAGTGCCCGGTGTTCGAGCCTAGCTGGGCCGAGTTCCGAGACCCTCTTGGCTACATCGCGAAAATCCGGCCCATCGCCGAGAAGTCGGGAATTTGCAAGATCCGCCCACCCGCG GACTGGCAGCCACCCTTTGCTGTAGAAGTGGACAACTTCAGGTTTACTCCCCGAATCCAGAGGCTGAATGAACTAGAG GCCCAGACAAGAGTGAAGCTGAACTATTTGGACCAGATTGCCAAATTCTGGGAAATCCAGGGCTCCTCCTTAAAAATTCCCAATGTAGAACGGCGGATCTTGGACCTCTACAGCCTCAGCAAA CAGTGCAACACACGTCCATTTGATAATGAGGAAAAGGACAAGGAATACAAACCCCACAGTATCCCCCTTCGACAGTCCGTGCAACCTTCCAAGTTCAATAGCTATGGCCGGCGGGCCAAGAGACTGCAGCCTGAT ccGGAACCCACGGAAGAAGACATTGAAAAGAATCCGGAACTGAAGAAGCTACAGATCTATGGGGCAGGCCCCAAGATGATGGGCCTGGGCCTCATGGCCAAGGATAAGACTCTGCGGAAGAAAG ATAAGGAAGGGCCTGAGTGTCCCCCCACcgtagtggtgaaggaggagtCAGGCGGGGATGTGAAGGTGGAGTCAACCTCACCTAAGACCTTCCTGGAGAGCAAGGAGGAGCTGAGTCACAGCCCAGAGCCCTGCACCAAGATGACCATGAGACTGCGGAGGAACCACAGCAATGCCCAGTTT ATCGAGTCCTATGTTTGCCGGATGTGTTCCCGAGGGGATGAGGATGACAAGCTTCTGCTGTGTGATGGCTGTGATGACAACTACCACATCTTCTGCCTGCTGCCTCCTCTGCCTGAGATTCCCAAGGGTGTCTGGAGGTGCCCAAAGTGTGTCATGGCG GAGTGTAAGCGCCCCCCTGAAGCCTTTGGCTTTGAGCAGGCTACCCGGGAATACACTCTGCAGAGCTTTGGCGAGATGGCTGACTCATTTAAAGCCGATTACTTCAACATGCCTGTGCAC ATGGTGCCCACAGAACTCGTGGAGAAGGAGTTCTGGCGGTTGGTAAACAGCATTGAGGAAGATGTGACTGTTGAGTATGGGGCTGACATCCATTCCAAAGAATTTGGTAGCGGTTTCCCCGTCAGTGACAGTAAGCGGCACCTAACCCCTGAGGAGGAG GAGTATGCTACCAGTGGTTGGAACCTGAATGTGATGCCAGTGTTGGAGCAGTCTGTACTATGCCACATCAATGCAGATATTTCTGGCATGAAGGTGCCCTGGCTCTATGTGGGCATGGTCTTTTCAGCCTTTTGCTGGCATATTGAGGATCACTGGAGTTACTCCATTAACTACCTCCATTG GGGTGAGCCGAAGACCTGGTATGGGGTACCCTCACTTGCAGCAGAACATTTGGAAGAGGTGATGAAGAAGCTGACACCTGAGCTCTTTGATAGCCAGCCTGACCTCCTGCACCAACTTGTCACCCTCATGAATCCCAATACCCTCATGTCCCATGGTGTGCCG GTTGTCCGTACAAACCAGTGTGCAGGAGAATTTGTCATTACCTTCCCTCGTGCTTACCACAGTGGCTTCAACCAAGGCTACAACTTTGCGGAGGCTGTCAACTTTTGCACTGCTGACTGG TTGCCAGCTGGGCGCCAATGCATTGAGCACTACCGCCGGCTCCGAAGATACTGTGTCTTCTCCCATGAGGAGCTCATCTGTAAGATGGCTGCCTGCCCAGAGAAGCTGGACCTGAACCTGGCCGCAGCTGTGCATAAGGAGATGTTCATCATGGTGCAGGAGGAACGGCGTCTACGAAAGGCCCTGCTTGAAAAG GGCATCACGGAAGCTGAGCGAGAGGCTTTCGAGCTACTCCCAGATGATGAGCGCCAATGCATCAAGTGCAAGACCACATGCTTCCTGTCAGCTCTGGCCTGCTACGACTGCCCGGACGGGCTTGTCTGCCTTTCCCACATCAATGACCTCTGCAAGTGCTCCAGTAGCCGGCAGTACCTGCG GTATCGATACACCTTGGATGAGCTCCCTGCTATGCTGCATAAACTGAAGGTTCGGGCCGAGTCCTTTGACACCTGGGCCAACAAAGTTCGAGTGGCCCTGGAGGTGGAGGATGGGCGGAAGCGCA gCCTTGAAGAGCTGAGGGCACTAGAGTCTGAGGCCCGTGAACGGAGGTTTCCTAACAGTGAGCTGCTGCAGCAACTGAAGAACTGCCTGAGTGAGGCAGAGGCCTGCGTGTCCCGGGCTCTGGGACTAGTCAGCGGCCAGGAAGCAGG CCCCCACAGGGTGGCTGGTCTACAGATGACCCTGGCTGAGCTCCGGGCATTTCTGGACCAGATGAACAACCTGCCTTGTGCCATGCACCAGATTGGGGATGTCAAG GGTATTCTGGAACAGGTGGAGGCCTACCAGGCTGAGGCCCGTGAGGCCCTGGCCTCGCTGCCCTCCAGTCCAGGGCTACTGCAGTCCCTGTTGGAGAGGGGGCAGCTGCTAGGGGTGGAGGTGCCCGAGGCCCAGCAGCTCCAGCGGCAGGTGGAACAGGCACGATGGCTGGATGAGGTGAAGCGCACGCTGGCCCCCTCAGCCCGGAGGGGCACCCTGGCTGTCATGCGGGGACTTTTGGTCGCGGGTGCTAGCGTAGCCCCTAGCCCTGCTGTGGACAAAGCCCGGGCTGAGCTGCAGGAGCTGCTGACCATTGCTGAACGCTGGGAGGAGAAAGCCCACCTCTGCTTGGAGGCCAG GCAGAAGCATCCACCAGCCACACTCGAGGCCATAATCCATGAGGCAGAAAACATCCCTGTTCACTTGCCCAACATCCAGGCTCTCAAGGAGGCTCTTGCTAAGGCCCGGGCCTGGATTGCTGATGTGGATGAGATCCAA AATGGTGACCACTACCCCTGCTTGGATGACTTAGAGGGCCTGGTGGCTGTGGGCCGGGACCTACCTGTGGGCTTGGAGGAGCTGAGACAGCTAGAGCTGCAGGTACTGACGGCACACTCCTGGAGGGAGAAGGCATCCAAGACTTTCCTCAAGAGGAATTCCTGCTACACGCTGCTGGAG GTGCTCTGCCCGTGTGCAGACGCCGGCTCAGACAGCACCAAGCGCAGCCGGTGGATGGAGAAGGAGCTGGGGTTGTACAAATCTGACACGGAGCTGCTGGGACTGTCTGCACAGGacctcagggacccaggctctgtG ATCGTGGCCTTCAAGGAGGGGgaacagaaggagaaggagggtaTCCTGCAGCTGCGTCGCACCAACTCCGCCAAGCCCAGTCCACTGGCATCATCGACCACAGCTTCCTCTGCAACCTCCGTCTGTGTGTGTGGGCAGGTGCCGGCCGGGGTGGGAGCTCTGCAGTGTGACCTGTGTCAGGACTGGTTCCATGGGCGATGTGTGTCGGTACCCCGCCTCCTCAGCTCCCCAAGGCCCAGTCCCACCTCGTCCCCGCTGCTGGCCTGGTGGGAGTGGGACACCAAATTCTTGTGTCCGCTGTGCATGCGCTCACGGCGCCCCCGCCTGGAGACCATCCTGGCACTGCTGGTAGCCCTGCAGAGACTGCCTGTGCGGCTGCCTGAGGGCGAGGCCCTGCAGTGTCTCACAGAGAGGGCCATCAGCTGGCAAGGCCGTGCCAGGCAGGCTTTGGCCTCTGAGGATGTGACTGCTCTGTTGGGACGGCTGGCCGAGCTTCGCCAGCGGCTGCAGGCTGAACCCAGGCCTGAGGAACCCCCTACCTACCCTTCAGCCCCTGCCTCTGACCCTCTCAGAGAAGGCAGTGGCAAGGATATGCCCAAG GTCCAGGGGTTGCTGGAGAACGGAGACAGTGTGACCAGTCCTGAGAAGGTAGCCCCCGGGGAGGGCTCAG TGGTGGGGATACAACCAGGAGCAGTCTCTAACCCAGCCTGTCCCCGCAACCCACCAGACCTGGAGCTGCTTTCCTCGCTGTTGCCACAGTTGACTGGCCCTGTGTTGGAGCTGCCTGAGGCAACTCGGGCCCCTCTAGAGGAGCTTATGTTAGAAGGGGACCTGCTTGAGGTGACCCTGGATGAAAACCACAGCATTTGGCAGCTATTGCAGGCTGGGCAGCCTCCAGACATGGAGCGGATCCGCACACTTCTAGAG CTGGAAAAGGCAGAGCGCCATGGGAGCCGGGCACGGGGCCGGGCGTTGGAGAGGCGGCGACGGCGGAAGGTGGATCGGGGTGGGGAGGGCGATGACCCAGCCCGAGAGGAGCTAGAGCCAAAGAGGGTACGGAGCTCAGGGCCAGAGGCtgaggaggcccaggaggaggaggagctggaggaggagactGGGGGTGAgggccccccccaacccctgcccaccACTGGCAGCCCCAGCACCCAGGAGAACCAGAATGGCTTGGAGCCGGCACTAGGGGCCACTTCAGGCCCCTCGGCCCCTTTCTCTACTCTGACTCCTAGGCTGCATGTGCCCTGCCCACAGCAGCCACCTCAGCAACAGTTGTGA
- the KDM5C gene encoding lysine-specific demethylase 5C isoform X3 → MEPGSDDFLPPPECPVFEPSWAEFRDPLGYIAKIRPIAEKSGICKIRPPADWQPPFAVEVDNFRFTPRIQRLNELEAQTRVKLNYLDQIAKFWEIQGSSLKIPNVERRILDLYSLSKIVVEEGGYEAICKDRRWARVAQRLNYPPGKNIGSLLRSHYERIVYPYEMYQSGANLVQCNTRPFDNEEKDKEYKPHSIPLRQSVQPSKFNSYGRRAKRLQPDPEPTEEDIEKNPELKKLQIYGAGPKMMGLGLMAKDKTLRKKDKEGPECPPTVVVKEESGGDVKVESTSPKTFLESKEELSHSPEPCTKMTMRLRRNHSNAQFIESYVCRMCSRGDEDDKLLLCDGCDDNYHIFCLLPPLPEIPKGVWRCPKCVMAECKRPPEAFGFEQATREYTLQSFGEMADSFKADYFNMPVHMVPTELVEKEFWRLVNSIEEDVTVEYGADIHSKEFGSGFPVSDSKRHLTPEEEEYATSGWNLNVMPVLEQSVLCHINADISGMKVPWLYVGMVFSAFCWHIEDHWSYSINYLHWGEPKTWYGVPSLAAEHLEEVMKKLTPELFDSQPDLLHQLVTLMNPNTLMSHGVPVVRTNQCAGEFVITFPRAYHSGFNQGYNFAEAVNFCTADWLPAGRQCIEHYRRLRRYCVFSHEELICKMAACPEKLDLNLAAAVHKEMFIMVQEERRLRKALLEKGITEAEREAFELLPDDERQCIKCKTTCFLSALACYDCPDGLVCLSHINDLCKCSSSRQYLRYRYTLDELPAMLHKLKVRAESFDTWANKVRVALEVEDGRKRSLEELRALESEARERRFPNSELLQQLKNCLSEAEACVSRALGLVSGQEAGPHRVAGLQMTLAELRAFLDQMNNLPCAMHQIGDVKGILEQVEAYQAEAREALASLPSSPGLLQSLLERGQLLGVEVPEAQQLQRQVEQARWLDEVKRTLAPSARRGTLAVMRGLLVAGASVAPSPAVDKARAELQELLTIAERWEEKAHLCLEARQKHPPATLEAIIHEAENIPVHLPNIQALKEALAKARAWIADVDEIQNGDHYPCLDDLEGLVAVGRDLPVGLEELRQLELQVLTAHSWREKASKTFLKRNSCYTLLEVLCPCADAGSDSTKRSRWMEKELGLYKSDTELLGLSAQDLRDPGSVIVAFKEGEQKEKEGILQLRRTNSAKPSPLASSTTASSATSVCVCGQVPAGVGALQCDLCQDWFHGRCVSVPRLLSSPRPSPTSSPLLAWWEWDTKFLCPLCMRSRRPRLETILALLVALQRLPVRLPEGEALQCLTERAISWQGRARQALASEDVTALLGRLAELRQRLQAEPRPEEPPTYPSAPASDPLREGSGKDMPKVQGLLENGDSVTSPEKVAPGEGSGKRDLELLSSLLPQLTGPVLELPEATRAPLEELMLEGDLLEVTLDENHSIWQLLQAGQPPDMERIRTLLELEKAERHGSRARGRALERRRRRKVDRGGEGDDPAREELEPKRVRSSGPEAEEAQEEEELEEETGGEGPPQPLPTTGSPSTQENQNGLEPALGATSGPSAPFSTLTPRLHVPCPQQPPQQQL, encoded by the exons ATGGAGCCGGGGTCCGACGACTTCCTACCGCCGCCGGAGTGCCCGGTGTTCGAGCCTAGCTGGGCCGAGTTCCGAGACCCTCTTGGCTACATCGCGAAAATCCGGCCCATCGCCGAGAAGTCGGGAATTTGCAAGATCCGCCCACCCGCG GACTGGCAGCCACCCTTTGCTGTAGAAGTGGACAACTTCAGGTTTACTCCCCGAATCCAGAGGCTGAATGAACTAGAG GCCCAGACAAGAGTGAAGCTGAACTATTTGGACCAGATTGCCAAATTCTGGGAAATCCAGGGCTCCTCCTTAAAAATTCCCAATGTAGAACGGCGGATCTTGGACCTCTACAGCCTCAGCAAA ATCGTGGTGGAGGAAGGTGGCTATGAAGCCATCTGCAAAGACCGTCGGTGGGCCCGGGTGGCCCAGCGCCTCAACTACCCACCAGGCAAAAACATTGGTTCCCTGCTACGCTCCCACTATGAACGCATCGTTTACCCCTATGAGATGTACCAGTCTGGAGCCAACCTGGTG CAGTGCAACACACGTCCATTTGATAATGAGGAAAAGGACAAGGAATACAAACCCCACAGTATCCCCCTTCGACAGTCCGTGCAACCTTCCAAGTTCAATAGCTATGGCCGGCGGGCCAAGAGACTGCAGCCTGAT ccGGAACCCACGGAAGAAGACATTGAAAAGAATCCGGAACTGAAGAAGCTACAGATCTATGGGGCAGGCCCCAAGATGATGGGCCTGGGCCTCATGGCCAAGGATAAGACTCTGCGGAAGAAAG ATAAGGAAGGGCCTGAGTGTCCCCCCACcgtagtggtgaaggaggagtCAGGCGGGGATGTGAAGGTGGAGTCAACCTCACCTAAGACCTTCCTGGAGAGCAAGGAGGAGCTGAGTCACAGCCCAGAGCCCTGCACCAAGATGACCATGAGACTGCGGAGGAACCACAGCAATGCCCAGTTT ATCGAGTCCTATGTTTGCCGGATGTGTTCCCGAGGGGATGAGGATGACAAGCTTCTGCTGTGTGATGGCTGTGATGACAACTACCACATCTTCTGCCTGCTGCCTCCTCTGCCTGAGATTCCCAAGGGTGTCTGGAGGTGCCCAAAGTGTGTCATGGCG GAGTGTAAGCGCCCCCCTGAAGCCTTTGGCTTTGAGCAGGCTACCCGGGAATACACTCTGCAGAGCTTTGGCGAGATGGCTGACTCATTTAAAGCCGATTACTTCAACATGCCTGTGCAC ATGGTGCCCACAGAACTCGTGGAGAAGGAGTTCTGGCGGTTGGTAAACAGCATTGAGGAAGATGTGACTGTTGAGTATGGGGCTGACATCCATTCCAAAGAATTTGGTAGCGGTTTCCCCGTCAGTGACAGTAAGCGGCACCTAACCCCTGAGGAGGAG GAGTATGCTACCAGTGGTTGGAACCTGAATGTGATGCCAGTGTTGGAGCAGTCTGTACTATGCCACATCAATGCAGATATTTCTGGCATGAAGGTGCCCTGGCTCTATGTGGGCATGGTCTTTTCAGCCTTTTGCTGGCATATTGAGGATCACTGGAGTTACTCCATTAACTACCTCCATTG GGGTGAGCCGAAGACCTGGTATGGGGTACCCTCACTTGCAGCAGAACATTTGGAAGAGGTGATGAAGAAGCTGACACCTGAGCTCTTTGATAGCCAGCCTGACCTCCTGCACCAACTTGTCACCCTCATGAATCCCAATACCCTCATGTCCCATGGTGTGCCG GTTGTCCGTACAAACCAGTGTGCAGGAGAATTTGTCATTACCTTCCCTCGTGCTTACCACAGTGGCTTCAACCAAGGCTACAACTTTGCGGAGGCTGTCAACTTTTGCACTGCTGACTGG TTGCCAGCTGGGCGCCAATGCATTGAGCACTACCGCCGGCTCCGAAGATACTGTGTCTTCTCCCATGAGGAGCTCATCTGTAAGATGGCTGCCTGCCCAGAGAAGCTGGACCTGAACCTGGCCGCAGCTGTGCATAAGGAGATGTTCATCATGGTGCAGGAGGAACGGCGTCTACGAAAGGCCCTGCTTGAAAAG GGCATCACGGAAGCTGAGCGAGAGGCTTTCGAGCTACTCCCAGATGATGAGCGCCAATGCATCAAGTGCAAGACCACATGCTTCCTGTCAGCTCTGGCCTGCTACGACTGCCCGGACGGGCTTGTCTGCCTTTCCCACATCAATGACCTCTGCAAGTGCTCCAGTAGCCGGCAGTACCTGCG GTATCGATACACCTTGGATGAGCTCCCTGCTATGCTGCATAAACTGAAGGTTCGGGCCGAGTCCTTTGACACCTGGGCCAACAAAGTTCGAGTGGCCCTGGAGGTGGAGGATGGGCGGAAGCGCA gCCTTGAAGAGCTGAGGGCACTAGAGTCTGAGGCCCGTGAACGGAGGTTTCCTAACAGTGAGCTGCTGCAGCAACTGAAGAACTGCCTGAGTGAGGCAGAGGCCTGCGTGTCCCGGGCTCTGGGACTAGTCAGCGGCCAGGAAGCAGG CCCCCACAGGGTGGCTGGTCTACAGATGACCCTGGCTGAGCTCCGGGCATTTCTGGACCAGATGAACAACCTGCCTTGTGCCATGCACCAGATTGGGGATGTCAAG GGTATTCTGGAACAGGTGGAGGCCTACCAGGCTGAGGCCCGTGAGGCCCTGGCCTCGCTGCCCTCCAGTCCAGGGCTACTGCAGTCCCTGTTGGAGAGGGGGCAGCTGCTAGGGGTGGAGGTGCCCGAGGCCCAGCAGCTCCAGCGGCAGGTGGAACAGGCACGATGGCTGGATGAGGTGAAGCGCACGCTGGCCCCCTCAGCCCGGAGGGGCACCCTGGCTGTCATGCGGGGACTTTTGGTCGCGGGTGCTAGCGTAGCCCCTAGCCCTGCTGTGGACAAAGCCCGGGCTGAGCTGCAGGAGCTGCTGACCATTGCTGAACGCTGGGAGGAGAAAGCCCACCTCTGCTTGGAGGCCAG GCAGAAGCATCCACCAGCCACACTCGAGGCCATAATCCATGAGGCAGAAAACATCCCTGTTCACTTGCCCAACATCCAGGCTCTCAAGGAGGCTCTTGCTAAGGCCCGGGCCTGGATTGCTGATGTGGATGAGATCCAA AATGGTGACCACTACCCCTGCTTGGATGACTTAGAGGGCCTGGTGGCTGTGGGCCGGGACCTACCTGTGGGCTTGGAGGAGCTGAGACAGCTAGAGCTGCAGGTACTGACGGCACACTCCTGGAGGGAGAAGGCATCCAAGACTTTCCTCAAGAGGAATTCCTGCTACACGCTGCTGGAG GTGCTCTGCCCGTGTGCAGACGCCGGCTCAGACAGCACCAAGCGCAGCCGGTGGATGGAGAAGGAGCTGGGGTTGTACAAATCTGACACGGAGCTGCTGGGACTGTCTGCACAGGacctcagggacccaggctctgtG ATCGTGGCCTTCAAGGAGGGGgaacagaaggagaaggagggtaTCCTGCAGCTGCGTCGCACCAACTCCGCCAAGCCCAGTCCACTGGCATCATCGACCACAGCTTCCTCTGCAACCTCCGTCTGTGTGTGTGGGCAGGTGCCGGCCGGGGTGGGAGCTCTGCAGTGTGACCTGTGTCAGGACTGGTTCCATGGGCGATGTGTGTCGGTACCCCGCCTCCTCAGCTCCCCAAGGCCCAGTCCCACCTCGTCCCCGCTGCTGGCCTGGTGGGAGTGGGACACCAAATTCTTGTGTCCGCTGTGCATGCGCTCACGGCGCCCCCGCCTGGAGACCATCCTGGCACTGCTGGTAGCCCTGCAGAGACTGCCTGTGCGGCTGCCTGAGGGCGAGGCCCTGCAGTGTCTCACAGAGAGGGCCATCAGCTGGCAAGGCCGTGCCAGGCAGGCTTTGGCCTCTGAGGATGTGACTGCTCTGTTGGGACGGCTGGCCGAGCTTCGCCAGCGGCTGCAGGCTGAACCCAGGCCTGAGGAACCCCCTACCTACCCTTCAGCCCCTGCCTCTGACCCTCTCAGAGAAGGCAGTGGCAAGGATATGCCCAAG GTCCAGGGGTTGCTGGAGAACGGAGACAGTGTGACCAGTCCTGAGAAGGTAGCCCCCGGGGAGGGCTCAGGTAAGAGAG ACCTGGAGCTGCTTTCCTCGCTGTTGCCACAGTTGACTGGCCCTGTGTTGGAGCTGCCTGAGGCAACTCGGGCCCCTCTAGAGGAGCTTATGTTAGAAGGGGACCTGCTTGAGGTGACCCTGGATGAAAACCACAGCATTTGGCAGCTATTGCAGGCTGGGCAGCCTCCAGACATGGAGCGGATCCGCACACTTCTAGAG CTGGAAAAGGCAGAGCGCCATGGGAGCCGGGCACGGGGCCGGGCGTTGGAGAGGCGGCGACGGCGGAAGGTGGATCGGGGTGGGGAGGGCGATGACCCAGCCCGAGAGGAGCTAGAGCCAAAGAGGGTACGGAGCTCAGGGCCAGAGGCtgaggaggcccaggaggaggaggagctggaggaggagactGGGGGTGAgggccccccccaacccctgcccaccACTGGCAGCCCCAGCACCCAGGAGAACCAGAATGGCTTGGAGCCGGCACTAGGGGCCACTTCAGGCCCCTCGGCCCCTTTCTCTACTCTGACTCCTAGGCTGCATGTGCCCTGCCCACAGCAGCCACCTCAGCAACAGTTGTGA